In Methanoregula formicica SMSP, the DNA window TGGTGCGGATGTATTGTGCCCGTGCCGGGACCTCAAGGCCCATGATCTCCTCAATACCCTTGGCAAAGACCGTGGCATGGGAGTGGGAGCAGATGCCGCAGACACGCTCCAGGAGCGGGAGGACCCGGATGAAGTTGCGTTCCTCGGCCGCTTTCTCGATGCCCCGGTGATTGTAGGAGAGGTCGAGATCGAGCCGGACAATCTTCTCCCCCTCTACATAGATCCGGAAGTTGACCGGTTCCTTGAGCGCCGGGTGCTGGGGCCCGATCGGGACCATCACTTCCACCATATCAGGCCCCCTCCGGTGCAGCGCCGCCATAGGAGTTCGCCTTGTTCGGTTTCCAGTCCTTCCGGAGGGGGTATTCGCCGTCAGGCCAGTCCTCGTTCAGCATGAGCCTAGTCAGGCCCGGGTGACCTGAAAAGACGATCCCGAACAGGTCATGGATCTGCCGCTCGTAGATTGCGGCCGGGGGGAGGATATCCGAGACGGAGAATACCTGCGGGGACTCACGGGGGACAGAAACGGCCAGTGAGATGATGGTACGGTGAGGGCCGGTGAGATGGTAGGTCAGCCCGAAACTCCCCGTATCGTCCGTGCAGCTGATGAGGATGAGATGATCGCAGTCCAGGAACTGCTGAGCTGCCTTGATGGCACTGAGGATCTTCTGCGGGTCGGTATTCACCCGGATGCGGTTTTTTCGCACCTGCTCAGCGGATCCATACTCCTTCAGTGCTCCCGATACCTGCTCCATTGTCAGTTGTGTCGTCATACCTTCACATCCTTCGTGCCCGTGCCGGGTGTGATCTCCTTCCTGTCCGTGTCCCCTGCCTTCTTCCGCCATTCCTTTCCTCCCCGGGCAAGATCCTCCTTCATCAGGTTGAGGCAGGCGACAACGGCGTTGATGATCTCGTCCGGGCGCGGGGGGCAGCCGGCCACGTACATGTCGACAGGGATGACCGTTCCGACATCCCCCACGACATGGTACAGCCCCTGGAACACGCCCCCGCCGGCCCCGCATGCCCCGCAGGCGATCACGTACTTGGGCTCGGGCATCTGTTCCCAAATCCTGCGAAGCCTCGAAGCCTGTTTCCGGGTAACCGCGCCGGT includes these proteins:
- a CDS encoding NADH-quinone oxidoreductase subunit C: MTTQLTMEQVSGALKEYGSAEQVRKNRIRVNTDPQKILSAIKAAQQFLDCDHLILISCTDDTGSFGLTYHLTGPHRTIISLAVSVPRESPQVFSVSDILPPAAIYERQIHDLFGIVFSGHPGLTRLMLNEDWPDGEYPLRKDWKPNKANSYGGAAPEGA
- a CDS encoding NADH-quinone oxidoreductase subunit B family protein, coding for MTGERQSLSQRIANWARVKSPWVTVFNSGACNACDIEIIACLMPRFDVERFGILAKGSPRHADILIVTGAVTRKQASRLRRIWEQMPEPKYVIACGACGAGGGVFQGLYHVVGDVGTVIPVDMYVAGCPPRPDEIINAVVACLNLMKEDLARGGKEWRKKAGDTDRKEITPGTGTKDVKV